The following is a genomic window from Onthophagus taurus isolate NC chromosome 1, IU_Otau_3.0, whole genome shotgun sequence.
TTTTATTGTGCCAAAGAAACCTTACACTAACCCTAATGATGGTTTAATCGGCCGTTGTTGGAGAATGTCTTTTCAAATACAAGAAAGAGAATTAATTAGAAACAAACAATCGCTTAAACCagctttgaaattgttaaaaaaacttcGAGATCAATTAAATCACGTTTATATGtctagttattttttaaaaactatttttttattagaaattggtaataataaaCGCGACTCAACATTTTGGACTTCGCATGTTAGCACTACATTCATGGAGGTAACCTTTTAAAGTTTATCTTTAACATGttacgtttttttattttatagatgTTGAAAGTGTATCATTCTTATTTAACTCAGAAAAGAATTCCTTACTATTGGGACGAAACCTACAACATGATCGGCCACATAAAACCTATAATCATAGAAAATTACGCCAACAAAGTgggaaatattattaaaaaaatcgataacgGCGCTGCAGATCCGTTAAGCGTtgctaaatttttttgtaaatcacCTCTTTAATTGCGTACTTTTAATTACGATTGAATCTTTTTAGTGGATCAACAAGAGATGAATCATTTAACAGAATATTTTTCTGcgtttaaagaaaaatcgCCAGAACGTGCTTTGAGTAAATCTGAAGTAAGCGAATTAAGTTTTCGTAATGACTCTGATGTTTTAAGATCAAACTCTACCAAAGAAAATGAAGTCGAAACCCAACAGcaattaaaagatataaacgaaaaattaaatgtaatgatTAAATTGCAACAATCACTAATGACTACGATGTGTGATTTAAGTGATAGGGTAAAAtgtattgaaattaaaataaattcgacTGTTTAAAATAGaagttaattaagttatttataaaagtgGCAACTATATTTGTATGTTATGACTTATTGaaattaccatttttttagattaacaataaattcttcattgttcttaatattttatttatttcatgaaaACCATTATGTTATTGTTGTCTATATgtttaatataacattttacattatttaataacatttattttgtaaaagttgtaaaatgaaattaaggacgaagtgttacaagtttacaggtaaaaatttaagagcactctcttttaataaaagaaatattaagaaacttgggaaaaattcCGGAATCAATGTGAGATGACCCAAAAAGcgcgttaaaaataaaaagaaagtgact
Proteins encoded in this region:
- the LOC111420128 gene encoding cyclic GMP-AMP synthase-like receptor isoform X1, with the protein product MAGEAKNYVFMEPVLQEINKNFVSLPENMKKQYNIYQVVIGSIIDKMKETNPLFSNLYRELFYGGSYYDGLKISKPEEYDLDLLMSIPKYAKPELSPSDLHGFVKLKLTELEKFKQQPEYKSYYTDLPKLLDDENYLDTDRVKKWMHSVITKTMNKYEKRGDQYKFICETSQFENTTFYIKVVTGGPAFTLQINNEDMKMDVDLVPCFVFDNNWPIHCNIKPNSTSSPTYFIVPKKPYTNPNDGLIGRCWRMSFQIQERELIRNKQSLKPALKLLKKLRDQLNHVYMSSYFLKTIFLLEIGNNKRDSTFWTSHVSTTFMEMLKVYHSYLTQKRIPYYWDETYNMIGHIKPIIIENYANKVGNIIKKIDNGAADPLSVAKFFLDQQEMNHLTEYFSAFKEKSPERALSKSEVSELSFRNDSDVLRSNSTKENEVETQQQLKDINEKLNVMIKLQQSLMTTMCDLSDRVKCIEIKINSTV